One genomic segment of Thermoanaerobaculia bacterium includes these proteins:
- a CDS encoding response regulator, with the protein MLVVEDDGDSCSALIEMMALEGIPAVGAGNGAEAIDRFNEGLRPCAIVLDLNLPLIDGSGFLKMRRIDPELARIPVLVITGADKTISDFPDMNVVAVFRKPFDPLLVVDAVRAFRGRS; encoded by the coding sequence GTGCTCGTTGTCGAAGACGACGGGGACTCCTGCTCGGCGCTCATCGAGATGATGGCGCTCGAGGGAATCCCGGCCGTCGGCGCGGGCAATGGCGCCGAGGCGATCGACCGTTTCAACGAAGGACTTCGCCCCTGCGCCATCGTGCTCGATCTGAACCTTCCCTTGATCGACGGGAGCGGCTTCCTGAAGATGCGCCGGATCGATCCGGAGCTCGCGCGGATTCCGGTGCTCGTGATCACGGGGGCCGACAAGACGATCAGCGATTTCCCCGATATGAACGTCGTCGCGGTCTTCCGAAAGCCCTTCGACCCGCTGTTGGTGGTCGACGCCGTTCGAGCATTTCGCGGACGGAGCTAA